A genomic window from Aquila chrysaetos chrysaetos chromosome 21, bAquChr1.4, whole genome shotgun sequence includes:
- the NSDHL gene encoding sterol-4-alpha-carboxylate 3-dehydrogenase, decarboxylating — MATRLRSVGKKCTVIGGSGFLGQHMVEQLLEKGYAVNVFDIQKRFENDRVQFFLGDLCDKEALLPALQGVSVAFHCASPAPSSDNRELFYKVNFMGTKAVIEACKEAGVQKLVLTSSASVVFEGTDIKNGSEDLPYAKKPIDYYTETKILQEKEVLSANDPCNNFFTTAIRPHGIFGPRDPQLVPILIQAAKSGKMKFIIGDGKNLVDFTYVENVVHGHILAAENLQKDSPLCGKAFHITNDEPVPFWAFMSRILTGLNYDPPKYHIPYWLAYYLALFLSLVLWLLSPLVTIKPTFTPMRVALAGTFHYYSCERAKRDMGYKPVVSLDEAIDRTLQSYPHLRRAKA; from the exons ATGGCCACACGCCTCAGATCG GTTGGTAAGAAATGTACAGTGATCGGCGGGTCAGGATTCTTAGGCCAGCACATGGTGGAGCAGCTCCTGGAGAAGGGTTACGCAGTCAATGTGTTTGATATTCAGAAGAGATTTGAAAATGACAGAGTGCAGTTCTTCCTGGGAGACCTTTGCGACAAAGAG GCTTTGCTCCCAGCTTTACAAGGTGTGTCAGTGGCATTTCATTGTGCATCACCAGCACCTTCAAGTGACAACAGGGAACTGTTTTATAAGGTGAATTTTATGGGAACCAAAGCAGTCATTGAAGCCTGCAAAGAAGCCGGAGTGCAG AAACTGGTGTTAACTAGCAGTGCCAGTGTAGTTTTTGAGGGCACAGACATAAAAAATGGATCAGAAGACCTCCCTTATGCAAAAAAACCTATCGACTATTACACAGAGACAAAGATCCTACAGGAGAAG gaAGTGCTCAGTGCAAATGATCCATGCAACAATTTCTTCACTACTGCTATTCGTCCCCATGGAATATTTGGTCCTAGAGACCCTCAGCTGGTTCCCATCCTCATCCAAGCAGCTAAGAGTGGCAAAATGAAGTTCATAATTGG GGATGGAAAGAACTTGGTAGATTTCACCTATGTGGAAAACGTGGTCCATGGACACATCCTAGCTGCAGAAAATCTTCAGAAAGACTCTCCTCTGTGTGGGAAG GCATTTCATATCACAAATGATGAACCAGTTCCTTTCTGGGCTTTCATGTCCCGTATCTTGACTGGCTTGAACTACGATCCTCCCAAGTACCATATTCCCTATTGGCTGGCATATTACCTGGCCCTATTCCTGTCTCTAGTGCTGTGGCTGTTAAGTCCACTGGTCACCATCAAGCCCACTTTTACCCCTATGCGGGTAGCGTTAGCTGGAACGTTTCACTACTACAGCTGTGAACGGGCCAAAAGAGACATGGGCTACAAACCAGTGGTGAGCTTGGATGAAGCAATAGACAGGACTCTGCAGAGCTACCCCCACCTACGCCGGGCTAAGGCCTGA